One genomic segment of Sminthopsis crassicaudata isolate SCR6 chromosome 2, ASM4859323v1, whole genome shotgun sequence includes these proteins:
- the PRELID3B gene encoding PRELI domain containing protein 3B — protein MKIWTSEHVFDHPWETVTTAAMQKYPNPMNPSVVGVDVLDRHIDPTGKLHSHRLLSTEWGMPSIVKSLIGAARTKTYVQEHSVVDPIEKTMELKSTNISFTNMVSVDERLLYKPHPQEPGKTILTQEAIITVKGVSLSSYLEGLMESTISSNANKGREAMEWVINKLNAEIEELTASARGSMRTPMAAAAFVEK, from the exons ATGAAGATTTGGACGTCAGAGCACGTTTTTGA tCACCCATGGGAAACAGTTACGACAGCTGCTATGCAGAAATATCCAAATCCTATGAATCCAAGTGTGGTTGGAGTTGATGTGTTAGACAGACATATAGATCCCACTGGGAAATTGCATAGCCATAGACTTCTCAGCACAGAGTGGGGAATGCCTTCTATTGTAAAATCA CTTATCGGTGCAGCAAGAACCAAAACATACGTGCAGGAACATTCTGTAGTTGATCCCATAGAAAAAACAATGGAGCTTAAATCCACTAat atttcATTTACAAATATGGTTTCAGTAGATGAGAGACTTTTATATAAACCACATCCTCAAGAACCAGGAAA GACCATTTTGACTCAAGAAGCCATCATCACCGTAAAAGGAGTAAGCCTTAGTAGTTATCTAGAAGGACTGATGGAAAGTACAATATCATCTAATGCAAATAAA gGCCGTGAAGCAATGGAATGGGTAATTAACAAATTAAATGCTGAGATTGAAGAGTTGACTGCTTCAGCAAGAGGAAGCATGAGGACACCTATGGCCGCAGCAGCATTTGTAGAGAAATGA